A region from the Rhizoctonia solani chromosome 13, complete sequence genome encodes:
- a CDS encoding histidine phosphatase family containing protein: MGKLNAIPDAVLTDLGRSQCIEFSNSPLGCSIQDSVELILTSPQRRALSTTLLALPDAEINDLPCDRGLDRETLESTPEYTTELKQGRLDFSPLSEDWNQKQGFYSSSPDALWARAQWVRHLIRERKEQTIAVVAHGNFIRYLVGLDGYYDRVRIWSNVEARLYTFESADDERAKLVPLQADSKDV, encoded by the exons ATGGGCAAGCTGAATGCAA TCCCAGACGCGGTTCTAACCGACCTGGGCCGTTCACAGTGCATCGAATTCAGCAATTCGCCGCTGGGGTGCTCCATCCAAGACTCGGTGGAACTCATTCTCACATCTCCTCAACGTCGGGCTCTTTCCACTACTTTGCTGGCCCTTCCGGATGCC GAAATCAATGACCTCCCCTGTGATCGAGGTTTAGATCGAGAAACTCTCGAGTCCACACCCGAATATACTACAGAATTGAAACAAGGCCGCCTAGATTTCAGTCCGTTAAGCGAAGATTGGAATCAGAAGCAGGGGTTCTATAGCTCGTCTCCTGATGCGCTATGGGCGCGGGCCCAGTGGGTCAGACACCTTATACGTGAGCGCAAAGAGCAAACAATAGCCGTGGTTGCACATGGAAATTTTATACGTTATCTTGTTGGTTTGGATGGATACTATGACCGCGTAAGG ATATGGTCAAATGTCGAAGCTCGGTTATATACATTTGAATCTGCCGACGACGAGCGTGCAAAGTTGGTCCCCTTGCAGGCTGATTCCAAGGATGTATAA